Within Musa acuminata AAA Group cultivar baxijiao unplaced genomic scaffold, Cavendish_Baxijiao_AAA HiC_scaffold_992, whole genome shotgun sequence, the genomic segment CCCCTACTCGTTGTCCCCCTTGCTTCGCCCTTCCTCTAAGGGGTTGTTGTGTAACAAGTGCGTAATGTCCACTAGAACGTCCATGGATTTTATCATCAACTTgatgaattaattttaaaatataggacTTTCCTATTAGAACAGGTTGTTCAAAAGGATTTCCTGTTCTTCCATCAAATATTCTGCTTTTTCCCGGATATTCGGGTTCAAATACCCATGGATTTTTTGTTTGCTTACTGGCTTCATATAATTCGGAAAACACTAGTTTTCTCGAAGCCTCTTGCTCATATCTCTCATCAAAAGGTGCTATTCTATAATGTCTCTTTAGCAGATCCCCCGCTAACCCGAGCGAGCATTCAAATATCTGTCCCACATTCATTCGTGATGGTACTCCTAATGGGTTGAAGACCATATCAACAGGTGTTCCATCTTGCAAATAGGGCATATCTTGTCTAGgcaaaatttttgaaatgatacCCTTATTCCCATGTCTTCCAGCTACTTTATCACCTACTTTGATTTCACGTTTCTGTGAAATATATACACGAATCATTTCTGAATTATAACAGGAACCCCCCTTTTTCCGGATCCATCTCACATCAATAACGCGACCTCTTCCGCCTATAGGTAGTTTTAGAGAAGTTTCTTTTGCAGTGGATACCTGAATTCCAAGTATGGCTCGTAATAATCTATCCTCTGGAGCATACGACGATTCGTTTGCTGTCTGAGGTGTTAATTTACCTACtaaaatatcacctgtttctaccCAAGATCCCAGCATCACAACTCCATTTCTGTCTAAATTGCGGAGTAAATGAGCCTCTAGATGTGGTATTTCCTTAGTGATTCTTTCAGGTCCTTGGCTTGTCACATGAGTCTGAATTTCATATTTCCGGATGTGAAAAGAAGTATAAATATCTTCATATACCAGACGTTCGCTAATTAGTACTGCGTCTTCAGAATTGTAACCCTCCCATGGCATATAAGCTACTAATACGTTTTTTCCTAAAGCAAGTTCCCCCCCAACTGTAGCCGCACCGTCCGctaaaatttgtccttttttaatGCATTTACCCCGCGGAACCTGAGGTTTTTGATGCATACAAGTATTTTTGTTGGAACGTTGATAGATAACTAATGGAATACTTATACTTATAGTAGTGTCCCCATTACTTGATAAAATGATCTTGTGAGGGTCAGTATAAATGATCTTTCCCTCGTGTTCGGCTATAGCGGAAACCCCCGAATCCAGAGCCGTTTGGCGTTCCAGTCCAGTTCCAACAATGCACCTCTCGGACTGAGAAAGCGGAACTGCTTGGCGCTGCATATTAGAACTCATTAAAGCCCGATTCGCATCATTATGCTCGATAAAAGGAATGAGGGAAGCTCCAATAGAAAAATATTGGAAGGGAAAAATACTTCTAAGATGAATCTGTTCCCATGCAATAGTCAGGAACTCTTGACGGTATCGGGCTGGAACAACCTGTTCTTCCTGAATACCCCGATTCAAGGCCAAAGAATTTCCCGCTGCTACCATATAATATTCATCTCTATTTGGTGATAAATAAACTATCTGTGCCTCTTTTGATCTTTCAGATATTTCATAAAATGGACTCTCTATAGATCCCCAATGGCCAATCCTCACATGAATGGCTAAGGATCCAATAAGTCCAACATTGATTCCTTCGGACGTGTCAATTGGACAAATACGTCCATAGTGGCTAGGATGAATATCTCGTATCCGAAAACTAGCAGTTCGCCCCGTCAATCCTCCAGGACCCAAATAACTCAATTTTCGCCCATGAACGATTTGTGTCAATGGATTAGTTCGATCCAAAACTTGAGATAAAGGATGTAGGCCAAAAAACGATTCATAAGTGGTTGTTAATGAAGTTGAAGTTACCAAATTTTGAGGAGTCGGTATCAATTTATGCCGAATTGCTCCACATATAGTTCCTCGAACCGCATTTTCTAAACGAACAAGAGCCAGTCCGAATTGATCCTGTAACAGATCCGCTATAG encodes:
- the LOC135665374 gene encoding DNA-directed RNA polymerase subunit beta-like is translated as MGSNLREILDNVCYPEIFLSFPNDKEKKKIGSKENAILEFYQQFACVGGDPVFSESLCKELQKKFFQQRCELGRIGRRNMNRRLNLDIPQNNTFLLPRDVLAAADHLIGIKFGMGTLDDMNHLKNKRIRSIADLLQDQFGLALVRLENAVRGTICGAIRHKLIPTPQNLVTSTSLTTTYESFFGLHPLSQVLDRTNPLTQIVHGRKLSYLGPGGLTGRTASFRIRDIHPSHYGRICPIDTSEGINVGLIGSLAIHVRIGHWGSIESPFYEISERSKEAQIVYLSPNRDEYYMVAAGNSLALNRGIQEEQVVPARYRQEFLTIAWEQIHLRSIFPFQYFSIGASLIPFIEHNDANRALMSSNMQRQAVPLSQSERCIVGTGLERQTALDSGVSAIAEHEGKIIYTDPHKIILSSNGDTTISISIPLVIYQRSNKNTCMHQKPQVPRGKCIKKGQILADGAATVGGELALGKNVLVAYMPWEGYNSEDAVLISERLVYEDIYTSFHIRKYEIQTHVTSQGPERITKEIPHLEAHLLRNLDRNGVVMLGSWVETGDILVGKLTPQTANESSYAPEDRLLRAILGIQVSTAKETSLKLPIGGRGRVIDVRWIRKKGGSCYNSEMIRVYISQKREIKVGDKVAGRHGNKGIISKILPRQDMPYLQDGTPVDMVFNPLGVPSRMNVGQIFECSLGLAGDLLKRHYRIAPFDERYEQEASRKLVFSELYEASKQTKNPWVFEPEYPGKSRIFDGRTGNPFEQPVLIGKSYILKLIHQVDDKIHGRSSGHYALVTQQPLRGRAKQGGQRVGEMEVWALEGFGVAHILQEMLTYKSDHIRARQEVLGATIIGGRVSNPEDAPESFRLLVRELRSLALELNHFLVSEKNFQINRKEA